In Streptomyces sp. NBC_01381, the sequence TACTACTACTTCTACTTCGGCAAGTGGCGCGATGACGGCACCGATCAGGCCATCCACGACCTGCTGCGCCGGCAGGTCCGCGAGTCGAGGGGCCGTCACGAGGACCCGTCCGCGATCGTGATGGACGCGCAGACGGTGCACGCCTCGGTCAACGAACCCAAGGAGACGACCGGGCTGGATCCGGGCAAGAGGAGGCCGGGCCGCAAGCGCCACCGATGTGCTCGGCCTGCTCATCGCCGTGATCGTGGTCGCCGCGAGCTCCACGACAACGCGATCGGAATCACGCTGCCGGACAAGCTGGCCGCGCCAAACCCGCCGGTGACCAAGGGCTGGGTGGATGCCGGGTTCAAGAACGCTGTCGTCGAGCACGGCCGGTCGCTGGGCATCACCCGCCAGACCGTCCTTGAGATCGTCGAGGACAGCGACCCCGGCCGCCCCGAGCCGCCTACCGGCAGATCCTCGCCCTGTTCGAGGACGACGAGCAGGGCCTGCGGGCCAAGGCCCTCTGCGAAGCCCTGGGCTCACAGAACGCCCACTGAGAATCGTCGAAGGGCCCCACCGCGAACGGTGGGGCCCTTCGATTCGTGCCCCGTGAGGCACTGGCGGAGGATACGAGATTCGAACTCGTGAGGGGTTGCCCCCAACACGCTTTCCAAATGTTCGTCTGGGGGTTCTGGGGTGTGCGGGAGCGTCCTGACCTGCGGTGGAACTGGGGGTGGTGGGGCTTCTGAACGGTCCCGGACGTATGTGAATGAGACCAGAACTGAGACCACGGATCAGCGTGTTCTGCCAGGTCAGTGGCCCGATGCTGCAGGCGGTCGTTGCCTGCTACGGCGAGGCTTGTCACCGTATCCCCGCGCGCTGCTTCAGCCGTATCCTCCCGGGGTGACAACAGCCGGGCATGCGTACGAGCTGGCGGAAGCACTGCTGAGTGAGAGCCTGCCGCGGAGGTGGGCGCACACGCAGGGGGTGGCCTCCTGCGCCGGGCGGCTCGCGCCCCTTGTGGGGAAAGGAGCTGAGACCCTGGAGGCGGCAGCCGTTCTGCACGACGTCGGGTACGCGCCGCCACGCGTCGACACCGGCTTCCACCCGCTTGACGGTGCGCGTCATCTGCGGACACTCGACGATGGCGTACTCCGCCTCGTGGCGAACCACTCCTTCGCCCTCCTGGAGGCCGAGGAGCGTGGGCTTCGCGCTGAGCTGGCCGACGAGTTCCCGCTACTCGACGATCCTCTGCTGGTGGACGCACTGGTGTACTGCGATATGACCACCACGCCGGACGGTGGGCGTACGACGTCCGAGGAGCGGGTGAGCGAGATTCTGGGCCGCTACGGCGCAGACAGCGTCGTCGGGCGGTTCATCCGCCGGGCCGCACCTGAGATCCACGCCAGCGTGGGACGGGTACGGTCGGCGGCGGACGAAGCGGGTCTCGCGCTCTGAGTGAGCACGAAGCGGCCCTCGCTACCCGGTCTCAAACTGGGCAGCGAGGGCCGCATTTTTGCGTTTCTGGGGTTTTGTTTCCTCGCCTGCCTGCCTTGCGACGCCCGGGCCAGCTGTAGCCCGGGCAGCACAGTGGAGCGGCTTGACGGGGTGGAAGTGAGGGGCGCCCAGGATGCGCCATTACGGCGGGACGCGCAGGGGGCGGTGCCGGCGCAGTCGGGTCCCCGCGAATGTGGCGAGCTCGGTCGCACCGAGAGTCTCACTTACAGCCCGTGGAGACAGCTCAGGAGCAGCGGCGTCCCATCTTCGCCGACCGCCGGTTGTCCCCCTTGGTGTCCCACCACTCTTCCAAAAGGCCACGCACGAGCTCAACGAGTTGGCGAAGACGCTCAGGATCAGGGGCAGACGAGGTGAGCACGTCCACAAAGGACTTGTCGTCCCACGGGAGTGTGAACACCCAGCATTCGTCGGCGTGACCCTTCCGCTCGATGATGAGCCGGTAGGTCAACGTGGCGCTGCGGTCCGGTTGGTGGTCTACCGTCAGGTCGGTGACGTTGAACCTGGTCGCGCCATCATCGGTGGTGTGTGAGCGAGCCAGGGCGCGCTCAGCCGGCGTGTGAGTCGCCATATGCACCTCTCACCTCGTCTACGAGTATCCCGTATTAGTCGCTAACAGCTGGCGGCGGCGAGGCTCGAGACCTGGTATGCGGTCCGCAGGTCGTTGCGACCAGCGGGCGTTCCGATCTTGGTGCGGAACTTCTCACGACTTGGGCACGAAGCGGTCCAGGTCGAGAACCCACCCCCGTTGAACTTGCCGGACCATATAGCGGCACTGATCTTCTTATTCATCGTGTTGTTCCAGCCGTGCCCCGCCTTGATGTGCTTCCAACCCCACGAGCTCTTGCCGCAGCGCAACGTGTACTTGGTAGGTCCACGGAAGTACGTGCGTACGATGTAGTTCTTACCGTGATGCCTGCAGGCGGTGTTGGGATCAACGGCCCTCACCGTCACGACCGGTCCGCTCGAAGAAGCAGCAGCGGATCCAGCTGTCGGAATGAGCAGAGCCGACGCAACGACGCCAGCGGTAAGCGCCGCCTTGACGTTGCGGGATGTGTTGCCGAGCAAAGAGTCCCCCTCTGTGGATGGCCTCCGTGGTCACGGGAGGCGTGATCGGCCTCGACTTCGAAACCGAGCGTGATCGGACCACGTCGCTCCGTACACCGTCAATCGAAATATGATCATTCAGGCCAAATATGCGGATAGGCGCTAGCCGACGGCGAGCCGTCTTGCGTCTCCGCCTATATGAAGGGCTGGGGCTTCGCCAGAAGTTCCTCCGGCGAGATCCCCTCCGCGAAGGTCGGACGGCTGCGCCGCGTCCCGGTCGAGGCGGTGAACGACATCCTCCAACGCCGCCTCACCCGTGAAGGCTTCGGCACCGCGGCTTGAGGGGACGTACAGCGACACTGACGAGTGGTGATCTCACGCATGGCTCCGACCGTTCATGGTCGGGGCCATGCGTGCTATCAGGAGGAGGTAAGGGCCTCTGACGAGATGGGTGCTGCGTGGACGTCTACCGAAGGCCATGGGCCGCGGCGAGATGGGGCTTTGAGGCCAGGAGCGCTTCGAGCTGGCTTTCAGGCCATAGCTCCACGTAGGGTGCGGCGCCGCTGTTGTTGTGCTGCTCTGCCCACTTCACAGCATCTGCAGAGAAGCGCCCGCTCGTCGCAGTGATCAGGATCCTGATCGCTGGCGGCTCCCATAGCTTCACCGCTGCCACCGTCTCGGAGACCGCCGGTAGGTTCACGGGCTTCTTCAACCAGTGCTTGGCCCGGACAATGACCCGTTCGGTGCGGGTGCCGCCGGTGCTGTCGCGGAGTACGCGTTCCATCGACAGGTCACGTCCGCGGTCCGCAGCCCGCGTATGCGAGAGCCACTGCACGTTCTGATGCTCAGGGAAACTCCGAAGCAGATCGAACAGCAGTCGTTCAAACCCGTCGGCATCCAGGCGGCGCCAAGCCAACGGGACAGCTGATTGGCTCAGGTTCTCTCCCGATGCACTTGCGTCTCCGACGGTTTGAGGGGGAGCCGTATCTGCAGAGGCGCTGGCCGTGGGTGAAGGCTTGGGGGGAGTCACTCGAACCTGCGGTGGTGCGTGCTGCGCCGTCTGCTGCTGAGGTTGCCAGTCAGATGTCGGGGCGCCGTGCTTATGAGTGGGGGGCCGCTGGGCTGGGCGGCGTCGATGCGCGCGATATCGCCGGATGCGCAACCGGAACCACGCAGGAACCACCCCGAAAAGGACCGTGAAGGTGATCACAGCCAAGAGGATGTCCAGCCATCTGGGTAGTGATGTTGGCTCGTTGCTTGTCCCGATGGCGAAAGCCGTCATGCAGGCCATGCCGACCGTCGTCCAGAATGCCCAGTCACGGTACAGAGGCTTGTCGTACAGCAGTAGCGCCGTATTGAGGTGCTTCCCCGGACGCGGTGGGGGGCCAGCCTCCCTGTTCATACATCTATGGTGCCCATGTGAAATGCGCCATGTGGAGCTGTTGCGGGTGATTCATGCAGTAAGTGACCCTCTGGTTGCAGTGCCGGACTGGCGGTCACCGAGCTGCAGCTTGGCTCCTCGTGAACGGACGGGGGCGAGGTGCTGAGGGCTGTGCTCGGGCAACGGCGCAACTGAGACCAAAAAAATGAGACCAGGCAACGACGAAGGTCCCGACCGGAAACCGGTCGGGACCTTCGTCTGCCCTGCTGGGCGAGTGCGGAGGATACGAGATTCGAACTCGTGAGGGGTTGCCCCCAACACGCTTTCCAAGCGTGCGCCCTAGGCCACTAGGCGAATCCTCCGCCGCAAACAATACAAGACGTTGGGGAGTGCTCGCGAACACGATCCCGAGGTCGACGTCGTGATCGTCCTCGGGGGCGATCACGGCCGGGACCGGCTTCGCTTCCAGGGCGGGGGATCGGCTACTGTGGGGGCCAGCCCCTCACGTGGCGCTATCTGACTGAACTCCCCCAGGGCCGGAAGGCAGCAAGGGTAGGTTGGCTCTGGCGGGTGCGTGGGGGGCGCTTTGCGTTGGGGCGGTCCGGGTTGTCAGTGGTCGCCTATAACCTCGTATGCGTGTCGTCTCTCGCGCTGTACCGCCGTTATCGCCCGGAGTCGTTCGCCGAGGTCATCGGGCAGGAGCATGTAACCGACCCGCTGCAGCAGGCGCTGCGAAACAACCGGGTCAATCACGCCTACCTGTTCAGTGGCCCGCGCGGCTGCGGCAAGACGACGAGCGCGCGCATCCTGGCCCGCTGCCTCAACTGTGAGCAAGGTCCCACGCCCACGCCCTGCGGCGAGTGCCAGTCCTGCCAGGACCTGGCGCGGAACGGCCCGGGGTCGATCGACGTCATCGAGATCGACGCGGCTTCCCACGGAGGCGTCGACGACGCCCGTGACCTGCGGGAGAAGGCCTTCTTCGGCCCGGCGTCCAGTCGGTACAAGATCTACATCATCGACGAGGCGCACATGGTCACCTCGGCGGGCTTCAACGCCCTGCTGAAGGTGGTCGAGGAGCCGCCGGAGCACCTCAAGTTCATCTTCGCGACCACCGAGCCCGAGAAGGTCATCGGCACGATCCGGTCGCGTACGCACCACTACCCCTTCCGCCTCGTGCCCCCCGGGACCCTGCGGGAGTATCTGGCGGAGGTCTGCGGCCGCGAGCAGGTGGCCATCGAGGACGGTGTGCTTCCGCTGGTCGTCCGCGCCGGTGCAGGTTCCGTGCGTGACTCGATGTCCGTCATGGACCAGCTGCTCGCCAGCGCGGCGGCCGACGGTGTGACGTATGCCATGGCGACGTCCCTCCTCGGGTACACCGACGGGTCGCTGCTCGACTCCGTGGTCGAGGCGTTCGCGTCCGGGGACGGTGCGGCGGCCTTCGAGGTCGTCGACCGCGTCATCGAGGGCGGCAACGACCCGCGGCGCTTCGTCGCCGACCTCCTGGAGCGGCTGCGCGACCTGGTGATCCTCGCGGCCGTGCCGGACGCCGCCGAGAAGGGGCTCATCGACGCCCCCGCCGACGTCGTCGAGCGGATGCAGGCCCAGGCGGGCGTCTTCGGAGGCGCCGAACTGAGCCGTGCCGCGGACCTTGTGAACGAAGGGCTCACGGAGATGCGGGGGGCGACCTCGCCCCGGCTGCAGCTCGAACTGATCTGCGCGCGCGTGCTGCTTCCGGCGGCGTACGACGACGAGCGTTCCGTCATGGCCCGGCTTGACCGTCTTGAGCGCGGCGGCAACTTCATGGCGGGCGGCGGCCAGGGTGCCGCTCCCGCCATGGCGTACGTTCCGGGGCCCGAGGCCCATGCGGGGATGCAGCCGCAGCCGGGCGGCGGGGCGCCGGTGGCTCCGGTGCCTCCGGGTGGCGGACCTGCCGCCGCGCGTGCGGCGGTACGGGGGCCGGGGGCGCCGCAGGGCGACCAGGCACCGGCGGCTCCGCCTGCCCCTGCTGCTCCCGCGGCACCTGTCGCTCCTGAGCCTGCCGCCCCTGCTCCGGCGGGGGAGCGGCGGCCCGGTGGCTGGCCGACGGCTTCGGCGCCGGGCAGCGGTCCGGCGGCTCCCGCTGCTGCCCCTGCTCCCGCTCCCGCTGAGGCGGCCCCGCGGCCGGGCGGCTGGCCCACTGCGGCCCCCGCGGGGAGCGGAGCCCCGGCCCCGCAGGCCCCCGCACCGACGCCGTCCCCGGCACCAGCGGCCGCGCCGGCACCCGTGGCTGCCCAGGCGCCGCCCGCGGGCGGCCCCGACCCGCGCAGCCTGTGGCCGAACATCCTGGAGGCGGTGAAGAACCGCCGCCGGTTCACCTGGATCCTGCTGAGCCAGAACGCCCAGGTGGCGGGGTTCGACGGGACGACGCTCCAGATCGGCTTCGTCAACGCGGGAGCGCGGGACAACTTCGCGAGCAGCGGCAGCGAGGACGTGCTGCGGCAGGCGCTGTCCGAGCAGTTCGGCGTGCAGTGGAAGGTCGAGGCGATCGTCGACCCCTCCGGCGGCTCGGCCCCGCCCCCGGCGGCGGTCAACTTCGGGGGAAGCGCCCCCGCGCCCCCGCGCCCCGCCCCCCAGCACCAGCCGACACCCCCTCCGGCAGCGGCCCCGCAGCCCCCGTCCCGGCCGGCACCGGCCCCGACCCCCGCCCCGGCGCCACAGCCCCGCCCGGCCACCCCGGACCACGTCTCTCCGGAGGACGACACCCCCGCCGACGACGACCCCGACCTGGTCGAATCGGCCCTCTCCGGCCACGACCTGATCGTCCGCGAACTGGGCGCAACAATCGTCGAGGAATACACGAACGAGCCGTGAGCCGCCGGGGCCTGATCTGCAGGGGCCCTGAGCAGCCGAGCCCTGAGCCGCCGCCCATCACGCCGCTCCGCGCCGGGCTTTTCCCGCCCGCCCGGTGCAGGGCTGGGGGCTGTGGGCGTCGCCTGCCCGCGCAGGCTGTGCGGCCGCTCCGCGCCGGGCCTTTCCCGTCCGCCCACCCGTTCACCCCGCAGCGCGCGGTCAGACGGCCGCCGCCGGCTCCCCGCCCCTCGCTGCAGGGCAATCGGGTGGGTGGGCGGGAAACATCCGCCGCGGAGCGGCGGCTCAGTCCGGACACGGCCCGCACCCGAGTACCGGCCAGCCCCCCGGCAGGGGACCCTCAGCTCTGGCGGAATGCAGAACCCTCCCCGCAGGGGGGGACAAAGCACCCCCAGTTCTGGAGGAACGTACGACTCCGCCCCAGGGCCCGCCTCGGCCTCCCGCACAATCGTGAGCCCCGCGGCGGATAGGCTGACCACCGTGAAGGTCCTAGTCATCGGCAGTGGTGCCCGCGAACACGCCCTGTGCCGCTCTCTGTCCCTCGACCCCGACATCTCCGCCCTGCACTGCGCCCCCGGCAACGCCGGCATCGCGGACGTGGCCGAGCTGCACCCGGTCGACGCCCTCGACGGCACCGCGGTGGCCGCCCTGGCCACCCGCCTCGGCGCCGAGCTGGTCGTGGTGGGCCCGGAGGCCCCCCTCGTCGCGGGGGTCGCCGATGCCGTACGCAGCGCCGGAATCCCCTGCTTCGGGCCCTCCGAGGAGGCCGCCCAGCTGGAGGGCTCCAAGGCCTTCGCCAAGGAGGTGATGGCGGGCGCAGGCGTGCCCACCGCCCGCTCCTACGTCTGCACCACCCCCGAGGAGATCGACGAAGCCCTCGACGCCTTCGGCGCTCCGTACGTCGTCAAGGACGACGGCCTCGCCGCAGGGAAGGGCGTCGTCGTCACCGGCGACATCGAGGCGGCCCGCGAGCACGCCCTCGCCTGCGACCGCGTGGTCATCGAGGAGTTCCTCGACGGACCCGAAGTCTCCCTTTTCGCCATCACCGACGGCGTCACCGTCGTCCCGCTCCAGCCCGCCCAGGACTTCAAGCGCGCGCTTGACGGGGACGCGGGCCCGAACACGGGTGGCATGGGTGCGTACTCGCCCCTCCCCTGGGCCGACCCGAAGCTGGTCGACGAGGTCATGGAGAGCGTGCTCCAGCCGACCGTCGACGAGCTGCGCCGCCGGGGCACCCCCTTCTCCGGGCTGCTCTACGCGGGCCTGGCGATCACCACGCGCGGCGTACGTGTCATCGAGTTCAACGCCCGCTTCGGCGACCCCGAGACGCAGGTCGTCCTCGCCCGTCTGAAGACCCCGCTGGCCGGAGTTCTGCTCGCCGCGGCCAACGGCACCCTCGTCGACCTGCCCCCGCTGCGCTGGAGCGACGACGCCGCGGTCACCGTCGTCATGGCCTCGCACAACTACCCGGACACGCCGCGCACCGGTGACCCCATCGAGGGACTCGGCGACGTCGTGGCGCAGGATGCACCGGACGCGTACGTCCTGCATGCCGGGACGAAGCACGACGGCGACGCGGTCGTCAGCGCGGGCGGCCGTGTGCTGTCCGTGACGGCCACGGGCGCGGACCTGACCGAGGCGCGCGAGCGCGCGTACACGGCGCTGTCCCGCATCCGCCTCGACGGCTCCCAGCACCGCACCGACATCGCGGCGAAGGCGGCGGCGGAGGCGTAACCAAGGTCGCCCACGCGCCACCCGCGAACAGCTCACAGGCCCCGGATCCGCCACTCGATCCGGGGCCTGAGCGTCATCCACCTTTACCCAAAGCCATTCCATCGAGTGACCGCTGGCCCATCCGGCTGACGATGCCCGGCACCCCAACTAGGGTGCGGCGCAAGCGGTTCAGGTGCCCATAGCCAAACAGACCACCGGCATTGCGATGTCAGTGGCGGGTGCCACAGTGGGGGAGTGAGCAAATCCATCGGCGGCTGCCGTCCGCCCCTCGGCACCGGTCCCCACCGGCGGCGGGGCAGCAGGCGGACCAGGCAGCAGGGGGTGACGTAGGTCGTGTCAGGTACGGGTGTGGAGGTGGGCGTGCAGTCCGCGCGTTCCCAGGCGCTCGCCGTGCTGCGCATCCGCAGCAGGGCCCTTGCCGTCGCACTGCTGCCCGCGGCCGTCGCCGTCGTGCTGCTCGCGGGCGGGGCCACGGGCCATGTCATCGGCGGGAGTTGGGACGTGGTGCGCGGCATCGTGACGGCCGTCGCCGCCGTCGTGCTGCTCGCCGCGGCGGGCATCGCGCTCGTCGTCGCCCGCGCCAGGCCCGCCGTCAGCCCGACGGTCCCGATCACCGAGAGCTCGGCCCCCGATCTGTACCGCCTGGTGCGGGATCTGGCCGACCGCCTGGACGTCCCGGCACCATCGGCGATAGCGCTCACTCCCGACTGCGACAGCTGGCTCGAGGACCGCACCCACCCCGCGCACGGACCGCCCGCGGAGGCCTCGCCCCCGTCGGTCGCCGAGAGCAACGGCGTACGGGACGGCCGCCCCGCCCCGCGCCGCCAGTCCCCCGCGGCCCCGGTGCTCGTCATCGGGTCGCCGTTCCTGTGGTGGATGCGGGTCGGTGAGCTGCGCGCGGTCCTCGCCCCGGTCGTGGCCGGTACGGGACCCTCGGCGCACCCCGACATAGCCGCGGCCCGGCGCTTCGTGCGCGGGCTCGACGCGGCGGTCGCGGTCACCTCCGCACCCGGCCGCGGCCCGCTCACGCGCACGGTCCTCGGCGGTGTCGGCTGGGTGGCCCGGCTGCTCCTGCGCAGCTGCCGGGGGCACGCGGGCGAGATGGAGCGTGGCGTCGCGGCAGCGGCCGCCGAGCGCGCCCAGGCCGTGGACTACGGAGTGCGGATCGTCGCCCAGGAGCAGGTCGGCCTGGCGTACGCAGGGTGGGACCGCCTCCTGACCAAGGTCGCGCTGCCCGCCTGGCGGATGGGCCGCTGGCCGTCACGGCTCGACGCGGGCGTGGTCTCCGCCCTCACTGAGCTGTCCCGCAGGGACCGCCTGGCCGAGGGCTTCGCGTCCCGCCTGGGCGAGCGCCCCGCCTGCGATCTCCTGGAGGAGCCGGGCTCGGTGGACGAGGCGGCTTCCCTCCTTGCCGCCCGCCTCTTCCACGGCGGGCCCGCCGAGCCGGGTCCTGGCTGGGCGCCGGTGGCCTGGCAGGAGTATCCGGACGAGGTCGTCGACCGCAAATGGCGTACGGACGCCGCCCGCCTCCACCGGGTCCTCGACTCCCTGGGCGTGGGCCACGCCACGGACCCGACGGCCCGCGACGCCAAGGGCCCCACCCTGGGCCGGGTCCTCGACCACCTGACGGCGCCGGACACCGAGGCCACGGAGTCTGCCGCGGCCCCGCCCGCCCTGGACCCATCAGTCAACCCGGCATCCGCCGACCCCGCGGACGACATCGCTCTCGCCCCCGACGACGAAGTGGCCCCCGAAAGCCCCGGCGGGCTCCTGGCCGCAGGGCTCACCGCCGAGCTGTCCCGCGAGGAAGCCGCGGCCCCGCCACGCCCCGCCCCGGCGGGACAGGGCCCGGACGACGCGCTGTGGGACGACGGCATGTTGCCGCTGTTCCCGCTCCAACCGGTGCGCACGGGCCGGGAGTTGCTCGCCGACCACGTGACCGCGCTGGTCTGCTGTGCGGCCGTGGACACGGCGGGTGCGGCACCCGGACTCGACTGGCTGGACGGCCCGTCCCTGCTGGTGGACGGCGAGCGGGCGGCGGACCTGACGCCGCACGTCCTGAGCCTGGTGGAGGACGGCGATCCGACCCCCCTGAAGGGCTGGCTCGCCCGGCTCGGCGTCCGCCCGGAGAAGCCGGTGCGGCTCGTCTGAGCCGAGTACAAGCACCGGCCCGAGCACGACCCCGGCTTGGCCCCGGCCCGAGCCCGGGCCCGCCCCGGCGACCCCGTAGCAGTCCCCCACCCCACCGGAAGGATCTCTTCCGTTCTCGTCGATTAGCGACGAACGGTGACGGAGTGCGTGCGTAATGTGATGTGCTGGGACCGACCGCCGGACCGGACATGTCAGAGGCAACACCGCACGGGGGCAACGGACGGCACAGCGCAGCGCAATCCCGGGGGAGTGAGGGAGGGGTACACACATGGGGCCGGAGCAGATCCGCAGGTGGGAATCGGGCGCACTGGCGCACGCCGTGACCGACCCCTTCGGCCAGGGCCCGCTCCCCTGGCTCCGGGGCGCCGAGCACTACTTCGACGACACGGGCCAGGTCGTCCCCTGGTACCTCGACCACGCCCCGGCCCCCGGCGCGCGCAACATCCCCGCACCCCACACCCGTACCAACGGGCCCCGCACGGCAGACGACGTACACGGCCAGATCAAGGGCTTCACCTCCACCGGCGCCGCGGCCCCGGGCGAGGCGATCGACTTCCACGTGACGGTGGACCCGCCCCAGCAGTTCAGCGTCGACATCTACCGCATCGGGCACTACGGCGGGGACGGGGCATCGAAGATCACCACGAGCCCGCGCCTCTCCGGCATCGTCCAGCCGCCCCCGCTCACCGCCGACCGCACGGTCTCCTGCCACCACTGGTGGCTCTCCTGGCGTCTGCAGATCCCGAGTTACTGGAACATCGGGGCGTACGTGGCGGTCCTCACCACCGTCGGCGGCTACCGCTCGCACGTCCCCTTCACGGTCCGCGACAGCCACCCGGCCGATCTGCTGCTCCTGCTCCCGGACATCACCTGGCAGGCGTACAACCTCTATCCGGAGGACGGCCGCACGGGCGCGAGCCTCTATCACGCGTGGGACGAGAAGGGCCGGCTCCTCGGCGAGAGCGAGGCCGCGCACACGGTCTCCTTCGACCGCCCGTACGCGGGGGCGGGCCTGCCCCTGCACGTGGGCCATGCCTACGACTTCATCCGCTGGGCCGAGCGGTACGGCTACGACCTCGCGTACGCCGACACCCGCGACCTGCACGCGGGCCGCATCGACCCGACCCGCTACCGAGGCCTGGTCTTCCCGGGCCACGACGAGTACTGGTCGTCGAACATGCGCCGCACCACGGAGCTGGCCCGCGAGCACGGCACATCCCTCGTCTTCCTCTCCGCCAACACCATGTACTGGCAAGTCGAGTTGGGCCCTTCCCCGTCCGGCGTCGAGAACCGCCTGCTCACCTGCCGCAAGCGCCACGGCCCCGGCAGGCCCGCCCTCTGGCGCGAGCAGGACAAGGCGGAGCAGGAGCTCCTCGGCATCCAGTACGCGGGCCGCGTCCCGGACCCCGCCCCCCTCGTCGTACGCAATGCCGACCACTGGTTGTGGGAGGCGACGGGCGCGCACGAGGGCGACGAGATCGGGGGTCTGGTCGCGGGCGAGGCGGACCGCTACTTCCCGCGCACCGCCCTGCCCGAGCATCAGGGCCGCATCCTCCTGGCCCACTCCCCGTACGAGGACAGCGAGGGCGTCACCCGCCACCAGGAGTCGTCCCTCTACCGCGCCCCGTCCGGCGCCCTGGTCTTCGCGTCCGGCACCTTCGCCTGGTCCCCGGCGCTCGACCGCCCCGGCCATGTGGACACCCGCGTCCAGCGCGCCACGGCCAACCTCCTGGACCGCATCTGCAAACGGGACTGAAAGCCGATCGACGCCCACCGGCATCCCCTGGCCAAAAGCTGTCTCCCCATACGGGAGAATCGAGAGCACTTGGCCAGAACCACGGGGAGGAACCGTGTCCGGATTCGTAGAAAAGCCCGAGCCTGTCGAGGTCCCGGGCTTGGTGCAT encodes:
- a CDS encoding HD domain-containing protein codes for the protein MTTAGHAYELAEALLSESLPRRWAHTQGVASCAGRLAPLVGKGAETLEAAAVLHDVGYAPPRVDTGFHPLDGARHLRTLDDGVLRLVANHSFALLEAEERGLRAELADEFPLLDDPLLVDALVYCDMTTTPDGGRTTSEERVSEILGRYGADSVVGRFIRRAAPEIHASVGRVRSAADEAGLAL
- a CDS encoding restriction endonuclease, with the translated sequence MNREAGPPPRPGKHLNTALLLYDKPLYRDWAFWTTVGMACMTAFAIGTSNEPTSLPRWLDILLAVITFTVLFGVVPAWFRLRIRRYRAHRRRPAQRPPTHKHGAPTSDWQPQQQTAQHAPPQVRVTPPKPSPTASASADTAPPQTVGDASASGENLSQSAVPLAWRRLDADGFERLLFDLLRSFPEHQNVQWLSHTRAADRGRDLSMERVLRDSTGGTRTERVIVRAKHWLKKPVNLPAVSETVAAVKLWEPPAIRILITATSGRFSADAVKWAEQHNNSGAAPYVELWPESQLEALLASKPHLAAAHGLR
- a CDS encoding DNA polymerase III subunit gamma and tau, with product MSSLALYRRYRPESFAEVIGQEHVTDPLQQALRNNRVNHAYLFSGPRGCGKTTSARILARCLNCEQGPTPTPCGECQSCQDLARNGPGSIDVIEIDAASHGGVDDARDLREKAFFGPASSRYKIYIIDEAHMVTSAGFNALLKVVEEPPEHLKFIFATTEPEKVIGTIRSRTHHYPFRLVPPGTLREYLAEVCGREQVAIEDGVLPLVVRAGAGSVRDSMSVMDQLLASAAADGVTYAMATSLLGYTDGSLLDSVVEAFASGDGAAAFEVVDRVIEGGNDPRRFVADLLERLRDLVILAAVPDAAEKGLIDAPADVVERMQAQAGVFGGAELSRAADLVNEGLTEMRGATSPRLQLELICARVLLPAAYDDERSVMARLDRLERGGNFMAGGGQGAAPAMAYVPGPEAHAGMQPQPGGGAPVAPVPPGGGPAAARAAVRGPGAPQGDQAPAAPPAPAAPAAPVAPEPAAPAPAGERRPGGWPTASAPGSGPAAPAAAPAPAPAEAAPRPGGWPTAAPAGSGAPAPQAPAPTPSPAPAAAPAPVAAQAPPAGGPDPRSLWPNILEAVKNRRRFTWILLSQNAQVAGFDGTTLQIGFVNAGARDNFASSGSEDVLRQALSEQFGVQWKVEAIVDPSGGSAPPPAAVNFGGSAPAPPRPAPQHQPTPPPAAAPQPPSRPAPAPTPAPAPQPRPATPDHVSPEDDTPADDDPDLVESALSGHDLIVRELGATIVEEYTNEP
- the purD gene encoding phosphoribosylamine--glycine ligase: MKVLVIGSGAREHALCRSLSLDPDISALHCAPGNAGIADVAELHPVDALDGTAVAALATRLGAELVVVGPEAPLVAGVADAVRSAGIPCFGPSEEAAQLEGSKAFAKEVMAGAGVPTARSYVCTTPEEIDEALDAFGAPYVVKDDGLAAGKGVVVTGDIEAAREHALACDRVVIEEFLDGPEVSLFAITDGVTVVPLQPAQDFKRALDGDAGPNTGGMGAYSPLPWADPKLVDEVMESVLQPTVDELRRRGTPFSGLLYAGLAITTRGVRVIEFNARFGDPETQVVLARLKTPLAGVLLAAANGTLVDLPPLRWSDDAAVTVVMASHNYPDTPRTGDPIEGLGDVVAQDAPDAYVLHAGTKHDGDAVVSAGGRVLSVTATGADLTEARERAYTALSRIRLDGSQHRTDIAAKAAAEA
- a CDS encoding N,N-dimethylformamidase beta subunit family domain-containing protein produces the protein MGPEQIRRWESGALAHAVTDPFGQGPLPWLRGAEHYFDDTGQVVPWYLDHAPAPGARNIPAPHTRTNGPRTADDVHGQIKGFTSTGAAAPGEAIDFHVTVDPPQQFSVDIYRIGHYGGDGASKITTSPRLSGIVQPPPLTADRTVSCHHWWLSWRLQIPSYWNIGAYVAVLTTVGGYRSHVPFTVRDSHPADLLLLLPDITWQAYNLYPEDGRTGASLYHAWDEKGRLLGESEAAHTVSFDRPYAGAGLPLHVGHAYDFIRWAERYGYDLAYADTRDLHAGRIDPTRYRGLVFPGHDEYWSSNMRRTTELAREHGTSLVFLSANTMYWQVELGPSPSGVENRLLTCRKRHGPGRPALWREQDKAEQELLGIQYAGRVPDPAPLVVRNADHWLWEATGAHEGDEIGGLVAGEADRYFPRTALPEHQGRILLAHSPYEDSEGVTRHQESSLYRAPSGALVFASGTFAWSPALDRPGHVDTRVQRATANLLDRICKRD